The Streptococcus pantholopis genome has a segment encoding these proteins:
- the ftsH gene encoding ATP-dependent zinc metalloprotease FtsH, with translation MKNNNNGFVRNSFVYILLIVLVVTGLQYYLRGTSTQSQQISYSKLIKQIEDGNIKSITYQPNDSIIEVTGKYKEAQEVKTDTNLSFLGSTTTTVTDFTSIVLANDSSIEKITAAAEESGTSLRVKRESSSGAWISLLISFLPLIVVIVFFMMMMNQNGGGARGAMSFGKNRAKSQSQSHIKVRFSDVAGAEEEKQELIEVVDFLKNPKRYKLLGARIPAGVLLEGPPGTGKTLLAKAVAGEAGVPFFSISGSDFVEMFVGVGASRVRSLFEDAKKAERAIIFIDEIDAVGRRRGAGMGGGNDEREQTLNQLLIEMDGFEGNESIIVIAATNRSDVLDPALLRPGRFDRKVLVGSPDVKGREAILRVHAKNKPLADDVDLKVVAQQTPGFVGADLENVLNEAALVAARRNKKLIDASDIDEAEDRVIAGPSKKDKTVSQKEREMVAYHEAGHTIVGLVLSNARVVHKVTIVPRGRAGGYMIALPKEDQMLLSKSDMKEQLAGLMGGRVAEEIIFNAQTTGASNDFEQATQMARAMVTEYGMSDKLGPVQYEGDHSVMLGQISPEKSYSAQTAQMIDDEVRDLLNEARNKAAEIIQENRETHKLIAEALLKYETLDASQIKSIYETGKMPQETDKEGEAHALSYDEIKEKLSEQEQD, from the coding sequence ATGAAAAATAATAATAATGGTTTTGTACGGAACTCTTTTGTTTATATATTACTGATTGTCTTAGTTGTGACAGGATTACAGTATTATTTAAGAGGAACAAGTACACAGAGTCAGCAAATTAGCTACTCTAAATTAATCAAGCAAATAGAAGATGGTAATATCAAGTCTATTACTTACCAGCCTAATGACAGCATCATTGAAGTTACAGGTAAATATAAGGAAGCACAGGAAGTAAAGACAGATACTAATTTGTCATTTCTTGGTTCAACTACAACAACTGTAACCGATTTTACCTCTATCGTGCTTGCAAATGACAGTTCAATAGAAAAAATAACTGCAGCAGCAGAAGAATCAGGAACCAGTCTCAGAGTCAAAAGGGAAAGCTCCAGCGGTGCTTGGATTTCACTTTTAATCAGCTTTTTGCCGCTTATAGTTGTCATTGTTTTTTTTATGATGATGATGAATCAAAATGGTGGTGGAGCCCGTGGAGCGATGAGCTTTGGTAAAAATAGAGCTAAATCCCAAAGCCAAAGTCATATAAAAGTCCGTTTTTCGGATGTAGCCGGTGCTGAAGAAGAGAAGCAGGAACTAATTGAAGTTGTTGATTTTCTTAAAAATCCAAAAAGGTACAAGTTGCTTGGAGCCCGTATTCCGGCCGGTGTTTTGCTTGAGGGCCCTCCGGGGACCGGTAAAACCCTTCTTGCAAAAGCAGTCGCTGGCGAAGCAGGTGTGCCGTTCTTTAGCATCTCTGGTTCAGATTTTGTTGAAATGTTTGTCGGTGTAGGGGCAAGCCGTGTTCGTTCTTTGTTTGAAGATGCAAAGAAAGCAGAGCGTGCTATCATTTTTATTGATGAAATAGATGCGGTCGGACGGCGTCGCGGTGCCGGAATGGGCGGCGGAAATGATGAACGGGAGCAAACACTTAACCAACTGTTGATTGAAATGGATGGTTTTGAAGGCAATGAGAGTATCATTGTTATTGCAGCAACAAACCGGAGCGATGTTCTTGACCCAGCTCTTCTTCGTCCGGGACGCTTTGACCGAAAGGTTTTAGTAGGCAGTCCTGATGTTAAGGGACGTGAAGCTATTTTACGAGTTCATGCCAAGAACAAACCATTAGCTGATGATGTTGATCTTAAAGTTGTGGCTCAACAAACACCTGGTTTTGTTGGTGCCGATCTTGAAAATGTCTTAAATGAAGCTGCTCTTGTCGCTGCTCGCCGAAATAAAAAGTTAATCGATGCCAGTGACATTGATGAGGCTGAGGATCGTGTTATTGCAGGACCATCGAAAAAAGATAAGACCGTTTCACAGAAAGAACGTGAAATGGTTGCTTACCACGAAGCTGGCCATACCATTGTCGGGCTGGTGCTTTCAAATGCTCGTGTTGTACATAAAGTAACTATTGTACCGCGCGGCAGAGCTGGTGGTTACATGATTGCTCTTCCTAAAGAAGATCAAATGCTGCTTTCTAAAAGCGATATGAAGGAACAGTTAGCGGGTCTTATGGGGGGCCGTGTTGCTGAAGAAATTATTTTCAATGCTCAGACAACAGGTGCTTCAAATGACTTTGAACAGGCAACTCAAATGGCGCGTGCTATGGTTACAGAGTATGGAATGAGTGATAAATTAGGTCCGGTGCAGTATGAAGGAGATCATTCTGTTATGCTTGGTCAAATAAGTCCTGAAAAATCATACTCAGCGCAGACGGCACAAATGATTGATGATGAAGTCCGTGACTTACTAAATGAAGCGCGCAATAAAGCAGCTGAAATTATTCAAGAAAACCGTGAAACACATAAATTAATTGCTGAAGCCCTGCTTAAGTACGAAACATTAGATGCTTCGCAAATTAAATCAATTTATGAAACGGGGAAAATGCCGCAAGAAACTGACAAAGAAGGTGAAGCTCACGCCTTGTCTTACGATGAAATTAAAGAAAAACTGTCAGAACAAGAACAGGACTAA
- the mreC gene encoding rod shape-determining protein MreC — MKKLRLSRFILFCVVSVLIFFTFLFFILRNSSVISEISKPVNSVVSKVDYVVAVPFRYVNALGENISSLLDTYSENEALKKRIDELTDQQKLVDDLTEENAELKKVLENTSDLPSPSISAQVIVRSPVSWYDSLTINAGKKSGVENGMLVAADNGLIGKVASTSQTTASVNLFSSGSNLDIPVKISTSSGNVYGILMSYDSEENLFLVSELNSSEKIDTGSQVATSGLDGKTTANISVGTVGEVEDAKDSLNRKLYIIPAADFSDIAYVTVVGEK; from the coding sequence ATGAAAAAGTTGCGGTTGTCTCGGTTTATTCTTTTTTGTGTAGTTAGCGTGCTTATTTTTTTTACATTTCTTTTCTTTATTTTGAGGAATTCTTCGGTTATTTCCGAAATTTCCAAACCTGTCAATTCAGTGGTTTCAAAGGTTGATTATGTTGTTGCTGTACCTTTTCGGTATGTTAATGCTTTAGGTGAAAATATTTCTTCCCTACTAGACACTTATTCTGAAAATGAAGCTTTAAAAAAACGGATAGACGAGCTGACAGATCAGCAAAAGCTTGTTGACGATTTGACAGAAGAAAACGCTGAATTAAAGAAAGTATTAGAGAATACGAGTGATCTTCCATCACCGTCTATTTCTGCTCAAGTGATTGTCCGCAGCCCTGTTTCCTGGTATGATTCTCTGACTATAAATGCTGGGAAAAAATCCGGTGTGGAAAACGGCATGCTGGTTGCTGCTGATAACGGGCTCATCGGAAAAGTGGCCAGTACAAGTCAGACAACAGCAAGTGTTAATCTATTTTCCAGCGGCTCAAACCTGGACATTCCTGTAAAAATTTCAACTTCAAGCGGCAATGTTTATGGCATACTCATGTCCTATGACTCTGAGGAAAATTTATTCTTAGTCTCCGAATTAAATTCTTCGGAAAAAATTGATACAGGCAGTCAAGTTGCTACTAGTGGATTAGATGGCAAAACGACAGCTAACATATCAGTTGGAACTGTCGGTGAAGTTGAGGACGCTAAAGACAGTTTAAACAGAAAACTTTATATTATTCCAGCAGCAGACTTTTCTGATATAGCATATGTAACTGTTGTAGGTGAAAAATGA
- the mreD gene encoding rod shape-determining protein MreD codes for MISWVKNKYCLVFLIFILLLVDGQFSYLLNSLFNYYVIISSQLFLAALLFTYHNNSTAFIFFESTVIGLLFDFYYLNHIGVVTLVLPFLAFFIGKLDSRQMTGLFSSLVIYLIFIFFFNILSYFLSLLYGFTDVSLSFFITYNLAPTLVFNILAFFICQKPLRKLFLD; via the coding sequence ATGATATCTTGGGTTAAAAATAAATATTGTTTAGTCTTCTTGATTTTTATATTATTACTGGTCGACGGCCAATTTTCCTATTTACTTAATTCACTCTTTAACTATTATGTTATTATATCCAGCCAGCTTTTTCTGGCTGCTCTGCTCTTTACTTATCATAATAACAGTACAGCATTTATTTTTTTTGAGTCAACCGTTATTGGACTGCTGTTTGATTTTTATTATCTTAATCATATTGGTGTTGTCACACTTGTTTTGCCTTTTCTCGCTTTTTTCATAGGCAAGTTGGACAGCAGACAGATGACCGGTCTTTTCAGCAGTTTAGTAATTTATCTGATTTTTATTTTCTTTTTTAATATTTTAAGCTATTTTCTTTCCCTTTTGTATGGTTTTACGGATGTCTCTTTGTCATTTTTCATTACTTATAACCTTGCTCCGACTTTGGTATTTAATATTCTTGCCTTTTTTATATGTCAAAAACCCTTGCGAAAATTGTTTTTAGATTAA
- a CDS encoding CHAP domain-containing protein — MKKRILSAVLVSGVTLGTAATQVNAEDYDSQIAAQDAVISNLTAEQAETQSKVSALQTEVSTLQSQQAELEAQNAELEAQSQTLNEEIQTLSSKIVARNEALRKQARSAQKGNSVTSYINTVLNSKSISDAINRVVAIREVVSANEKMVEQQEADKAELEAKQIENQEAINTVAANKAVIEENSASLATQQAQLEAAQLDLASQLATAEGEKASLEAEKVAAEQAAAEAAAAQAAAEAQAAAEAQAQAESVAAAQQAIENATATTDTVTETTDSTESLASSEVTSETVSETVVAESETAEAVEAPAETVSETEAVQSEEAAAPQSEAPAAEAAPAEEQAQPAESATSSSNAATAAANASSANTYPVGQCTWGAKSLASWVGNYWGNANQWISSAQAAGFSVGTTPVAGAVAVWPNDGGGYGHVAVVVSASGTNSIQVMESNYAGNSSIGNYRGSFDPTASTWGGSVYYIYP; from the coding sequence ATGAAGAAAAGAATTTTATCTGCAGTTCTTGTCAGCGGTGTAACTTTAGGGACAGCTGCTACCCAAGTAAATGCTGAAGACTATGATTCACAGATAGCAGCACAAGATGCCGTCATCAGCAATCTTACAGCTGAACAAGCAGAAACGCAAAGTAAAGTCAGTGCCCTTCAGACAGAGGTCAGCACACTTCAAAGTCAGCAGGCTGAATTAGAAGCGCAGAATGCTGAGCTTGAGGCACAGTCACAAACTTTAAACGAAGAAATTCAAACACTTTCAAGTAAAATTGTTGCTCGCAATGAAGCATTAAGAAAGCAAGCACGCAGTGCACAAAAAGGTAACAGCGTGACAAGCTATATTAATACTGTTCTTAATTCAAAATCTATTTCAGATGCAATCAATCGTGTGGTTGCTATCCGTGAAGTAGTTTCTGCAAACGAAAAGATGGTAGAACAGCAAGAAGCGGATAAAGCAGAGTTAGAAGCTAAGCAAATTGAAAATCAAGAGGCTATTAATACTGTTGCAGCCAACAAGGCTGTTATCGAAGAAAACTCTGCCTCTTTAGCTACTCAGCAGGCTCAATTAGAAGCTGCTCAGTTAGATTTGGCTTCTCAATTGGCAACAGCTGAAGGCGAAAAAGCTTCTCTTGAAGCAGAAAAAGTTGCTGCTGAACAAGCTGCTGCTGAGGCTGCTGCTGCACAAGCTGCCGCTGAAGCACAGGCTGCTGCTGAAGCACAAGCGCAAGCAGAATCTGTTGCGGCTGCCCAGCAAGCAATCGAAAATGCTACTGCTACTACTGACACAGTGACAGAAACAACTGATTCTACAGAATCACTTGCTTCATCAGAAGTAACGTCGGAAACAGTTAGTGAAACTGTAGTTGCTGAATCAGAAACAGCTGAAGCTGTTGAGGCGCCTGCAGAAACAGTATCAGAAACAGAAGCTGTTCAATCAGAAGAAGCTGCAGCTCCTCAGTCTGAAGCACCTGCTGCTGAAGCAGCTCCTGCAGAAGAACAAGCACAGCCTGCTGAAAGCGCGACATCAAGTTCAAATGCTGCTACAGCTGCAGCAAATGCATCTTCAGCTAATACATATCCTGTTGGACAATGTACTTGGGGAGCTAAATCTTTGGCAAGCTGGGTAGGTAACTATTGGGGCAATGCTAACCAATGGATTTCCAGTGCACAGGCAGCCGGCTTCTCAGTTGGTACAACACCAGTTGCTGGTGCAGTTGCTGTATGGCCGAATGATGGCGGTGGCTATGGTCACGTTGCTGTAGTTGTTTCGGCATCAGGAACAAATTCTATCCAAGTTATGGAATCTAACTATGCTGGTAATTCAAGTATCGGTAACTACCGTGGAAGCTTTGATCCTACTGCTTCAACATGGGGTGGATCTGTATACTATATTTACCCATAA
- a CDS encoding CPBP family intramembrane glutamic endopeptidase → MMKKIQGMKYVLLALGLICVEQAPTFFLKPKQPLWQAGLLIFLFLLISFGTVKLGKHLNIISSQAVLRQWRSWKITIIGLLILFSVQIVGGIVLTIENGGNSTANQSALEELSANPLLLFTIIVIVAPIVEEIVFRGLLLNKTFHFSYVGIIVSSFLFGLLHFPTNFGSWIIYGGMGLVLGLVYKRTGKIEHAFMIHFLNNLIGIIPLLL, encoded by the coding sequence ATGATGAAAAAAATACAAGGTATGAAATATGTCTTATTAGCACTTGGGTTAATTTGTGTTGAACAAGCACCCACATTTTTTCTGAAACCCAAACAACCCTTGTGGCAAGCAGGACTTCTGATCTTTCTTTTTTTACTTATTAGTTTTGGAACAGTAAAACTTGGTAAACATTTGAATATTATCAGCTCACAAGCTGTCTTAAGACAGTGGCGAAGCTGGAAAATCACCATTATAGGGCTTCTAATTTTGTTCTCGGTACAAATAGTAGGCGGTATTGTTCTAACCATTGAAAATGGTGGCAATTCCACAGCTAACCAATCGGCTTTGGAGGAACTTTCTGCAAATCCTCTATTACTATTTACTATAATCGTTATTGTAGCCCCAATTGTGGAAGAAATCGTTTTTCGCGGATTGCTTTTAAATAAAACTTTTCACTTTTCTTATGTCGGTATCATTGTAAGCAGCTTCTTATTTGGTCTTTTGCATTTTCCGACAAATTTTGGCAGTTGGATTATTTACGGCGGTATGGGCTTAGTATTAGGATTAGTTTACAAACGCACCGGAAAAATAGAACACGCTTTTATGATTCATTTTCTAAACAATCTTATCGGTATAATACCTCTTCTTTTATAA
- a CDS encoding helix-turn-helix transcriptional regulator: protein MKTKIQELRKAGKISQAELADAVEVTRQTIISLEKERYNASLELAYKIARFFGKTIEEVFLFEE, encoded by the coding sequence ATGAAGACAAAAATTCAAGAGCTGCGCAAAGCCGGCAAAATTAGCCAAGCGGAATTAGCTGATGCTGTTGAAGTCACCAGACAAACCATTATTTCTTTGGAGAAAGAGCGCTACAATGCTTCTTTAGAATTAGCCTATAAAATTGCACGATTTTTCGGAAAAACAATTGAAGAAGTCTTTCTATTTGAAGAATAA
- a CDS encoding ribose-phosphate diphosphokinase, protein MSYSDLKLFALSSNKELAEKVASTIGIELGKSTVRQFSDGEIQVNIEESIRGHHVFVLQSTSSPVNNHLMEILIMVDALKRASAETISVVMPYYGYARQDRKARSREPITSKLVANMLEVAGVDRLLTVDLHAAQIQGFFDIPVDHLMGAPLIADYFNRNGLTGKDVVVVSPDHGGVTRARKLAQFLQTPIAIIDKRRSVTKMNTSEVMHIIGKVEGKTCILIDDMIDTAGTICHAADALAEAGATHVYASCTHPVLSGPALTNIQNSSIEKLIVLDTIYLPQERLIDKIEQISIADLIAEAIIRIHEKRPLSPLFEMDNLR, encoded by the coding sequence ATGTCTTACTCTGATTTAAAATTGTTTGCACTGTCGTCAAATAAAGAATTAGCAGAAAAAGTTGCTTCGACAATCGGGATTGAACTTGGGAAATCAACGGTTCGCCAGTTTTCAGATGGTGAAATTCAAGTGAATATAGAAGAGTCTATCCGCGGTCATCATGTTTTTGTTTTACAGTCAACAAGTTCTCCTGTTAACAACCATTTAATGGAAATTTTGATTATGGTTGATGCGCTCAAGAGGGCCAGTGCAGAGACAATCAGTGTAGTAATGCCCTATTACGGTTATGCCCGTCAGGACCGCAAAGCCCGTTCACGTGAACCGATCACATCTAAATTGGTCGCTAATATGTTAGAAGTTGCTGGTGTTGACCGCTTGCTGACAGTCGATCTGCATGCTGCGCAAATTCAAGGTTTTTTCGATATTCCGGTTGATCATCTAATGGGAGCTCCTCTAATTGCGGACTATTTTAATCGTAACGGGCTGACTGGAAAAGATGTTGTTGTTGTCAGTCCGGATCATGGCGGTGTGACACGCGCCCGCAAATTAGCCCAATTTCTCCAAACACCGATTGCTATTATTGATAAACGCCGCAGTGTTACAAAAATGAATACCAGTGAAGTCATGCATATCATTGGAAAGGTTGAGGGTAAGACTTGTATACTTATTGATGATATGATTGACACAGCAGGAACTATCTGCCATGCGGCAGATGCGCTTGCTGAAGCTGGAGCAACACATGTCTATGCATCATGTACTCATCCGGTGTTGTCAGGCCCGGCTCTTACAAATATTCAAAATTCATCTATTGAAAAACTGATAGTTTTGGATACTATCTATTTGCCTCAAGAGCGTTTAATTGATAAAATTGAGCAAATTTCGATTGCTGATTTGATTGCAGAGGCTATTATCCGTATCCATGAAAAACGTCCTCTCTCTCCTTTATTTGAAATGGATAATCTGAGATAA
- a CDS encoding pyridoxal phosphate-dependent aminotransferase, producing MDLTKRFNKNLDKIEVSLIRQFDQSISDIPGMMKLTLGEPDFTTPEHVKAAAKKAIDANQSHYTGMSGLPELRQAAADFVEEKYHLHYKPEDEVLVTVGATEALSAALTAILEPGDSVLLPAPAYPGYEPIVNLVGAEIVEIDTTANDFVLTPEMLEEAIVEQGDRLKAVLLNYPTNPTGVTYSREQIKALADVLRKYDIFVVSDEVYSELTYHKEAHVSIAEYLPEQTILINGLSKSHAMTGWRIGFIFAPALLTAQLIKSHQYLVTAAATMAQFAAIEALTVGKNDTLIMKEEYIKRRDYIIEKMSALGFKIIKPDGAFYIFAKIPAGYEQDSFKFCQDFAREKAVAFIPGVAFGKYGQGYVRLSYAASMETISRAMERLKEFMENHAD from the coding sequence ATGGACTTAACAAAACGATTTAATAAAAATTTAGATAAAATAGAGGTCTCGCTGATTCGTCAATTTGACCAATCCATTTCTGATATTCCCGGAATGATGAAATTAACTTTGGGAGAACCTGATTTTACAACGCCGGAACATGTTAAAGCAGCAGCTAAAAAAGCTATTGACGCTAACCAGTCACATTATACTGGGATGAGCGGTTTGCCTGAACTTCGTCAAGCGGCAGCTGACTTTGTTGAGGAAAAATACCATCTGCATTACAAGCCTGAAGATGAGGTTTTAGTAACAGTCGGAGCAACTGAAGCTTTATCTGCAGCTCTGACTGCTATTTTAGAGCCTGGTGACAGTGTTTTGCTTCCTGCTCCTGCTTATCCTGGCTATGAACCTATTGTTAATCTTGTAGGTGCTGAAATTGTCGAAATTGATACGACAGCTAATGACTTTGTTTTGACACCGGAAATGCTGGAAGAAGCCATTGTAGAACAGGGTGACAGACTTAAAGCTGTTTTATTGAACTATCCTACTAACCCTACCGGTGTCACTTATTCGCGTGAGCAGATAAAGGCTTTAGCAGATGTTCTGAGAAAATATGACATTTTTGTAGTCAGTGATGAAGTTTATTCGGAATTGACCTATCATAAAGAAGCGCATGTCTCAATAGCAGAGTATCTGCCGGAACAAACGATTCTTATTAACGGTTTATCCAAATCACATGCTATGACAGGCTGGCGTATCGGCTTTATTTTTGCACCGGCTCTTTTAACAGCACAGTTGATTAAGAGCCATCAGTATTTGGTGACCGCTGCGGCAACTATGGCGCAGTTTGCGGCTATTGAAGCCTTAACTGTTGGTAAAAATGATACCCTTATCATGAAGGAAGAATATATTAAACGGCGCGATTATATTATTGAAAAGATGTCAGCTCTCGGTTTTAAAATCATAAAACCAGACGGTGCCTTCTATATTTTTGCCAAAATTCCTGCAGGATATGAACAGGATTCCTTTAAGTTTTGCCAAGATTTTGCGCGTGAAAAGGCAGTTGCCTTTATTCCTGGGGTTGCTTTTGGGAAATACGGTCAAGGCTATGTGCGTCTGTCTTATGCGGCCAGTATGGAGACGATCAGTAGAGCTATGGAGCGTTTGAAAGAATTTATGGAAAATCATGCAGACTAA
- the recO gene encoding DNA repair protein RecO: MQTKETKGLVLYNRNYREDDKLVKIFTETDGKRMFFVRHAGRSKLNSVIQPLTVADFIIKINNNGLSYIEDYKEVRLYKAIHDDLFILSYASYLSALADAAIADNTADPQLFAFLKKTLELMDNGLDYEILTHIFEVQILDRFGVGLNFHECAVCHRVGLPFDFSYKFSGLLCPEHYHEDIHRKHLDPNVPYLLDRFQNVSFEELQSISVKPEMKQKIRLFLDDIYDNYVGIHLKSKKFIDDLDKWGGLMKDSFQ, from the coding sequence ATGCAGACTAAAGAAACCAAGGGGTTGGTCCTTTACAATCGTAATTATCGTGAAGATGATAAACTGGTTAAGATTTTTACGGAGACAGATGGGAAGCGTATGTTTTTTGTCAGACATGCCGGACGGTCTAAACTGAATTCAGTTATTCAGCCTTTGACAGTTGCCGATTTTATTATAAAGATTAATAATAACGGCCTGTCCTATATCGAAGATTATAAAGAAGTAAGGCTTTATAAGGCAATTCATGATGATTTATTTATTCTTTCTTATGCTTCTTATCTGTCTGCTTTAGCTGATGCAGCTATTGCTGATAATACTGCTGATCCACAGCTCTTTGCCTTTTTGAAAAAAACGCTGGAGTTAATGGATAATGGTCTGGATTACGAAATTCTAACTCATATTTTTGAAGTTCAGATTTTGGATCGCTTTGGGGTAGGTTTAAATTTCCATGAGTGTGCTGTCTGTCACAGAGTGGGTCTGCCCTTTGATTTTTCTTATAAATTTTCTGGTTTGCTTTGTCCGGAGCATTACCATGAAGATATTCACCGTAAACATTTAGATCCTAATGTTCCTTATCTTTTAGATCGTTTCCAGAATGTTTCTTTTGAAGAGCTGCAAAGTATCTCGGTTAAGCCGGAGATGAAACAAAAAATCCGGCTTTTCTTAGATGATATTTATGACAATTATGTAGGGATTCATCTTAAGAGTAAGAAATTTATTGATGATTTGGATAAATGGGGCGGCTTGATGAAGGACAGTTTCCAGTAA
- the plsX gene encoding phosphate acyltransferase PlsX — translation MKKIAVDAMGGDNAPQAIVEGVNRALAEFKDIEIELYGDEAKIKDYLTATERVTIQHTDEKIDSDDEPAKAVRRKKKASMVVGAQAVKEKKVQALISAGNTGALLAAGLFVVGRIKGIDRPGLLSTLPTADGRGVDMLDLGANAENTAHHLHQYAVLGSFYAENVRSVVKPRVGLLNNGTESTKGDPIRKEAYSLLSADKTLNFIGNIEARELMNGVADVVVADGFTGNAVLKTMEGTGLSIMGVLKEAVKTGGFKAKLGAFFLKDSLYHLRDLMDYSAAGGAVLFGLKAPVVKCHGSSDAKSVYYTIKQVRTMLETDVVSQLTEVFTSKED, via the coding sequence ATGAAAAAAATAGCTGTAGATGCTATGGGCGGTGATAATGCCCCTCAGGCTATTGTCGAAGGAGTCAATCGGGCTCTGGCGGAATTTAAGGATATTGAAATTGAGCTTTACGGCGACGAAGCGAAAATTAAAGATTATTTAACAGCAACTGAACGAGTGACTATTCAACATACGGACGAAAAAATTGACTCTGATGATGAACCGGCGAAGGCTGTACGGCGTAAAAAAAAGGCCAGTATGGTAGTTGGTGCGCAAGCAGTTAAAGAAAAAAAGGTTCAGGCTCTTATTTCTGCCGGCAATACAGGGGCATTGCTGGCAGCCGGTCTTTTTGTAGTGGGACGGATAAAAGGGATTGACCGGCCGGGGCTTTTATCAACCCTGCCAACAGCTGATGGCCGGGGCGTTGATATGCTGGATTTGGGAGCTAATGCGGAAAATACAGCTCATCATCTGCACCAATATGCTGTTCTTGGCTCTTTCTATGCTGAAAACGTCCGATCTGTTGTTAAGCCCCGTGTTGGTTTGCTTAATAACGGGACAGAAAGTACAAAGGGTGATCCCATTAGGAAGGAAGCCTACAGCCTTTTATCAGCAGATAAGACGCTTAATTTTATCGGGAATATTGAAGCCAGAGAATTGATGAACGGTGTTGCTGATGTGGTCGTAGCAGACGGCTTTACAGGCAATGCTGTCCTTAAAACCATGGAAGGTACTGGGCTGAGTATTATGGGAGTTCTGAAAGAGGCCGTTAAAACCGGCGGTTTTAAGGCAAAATTAGGTGCCTTTTTCCTAAAAGACAGCCTTTATCACTTACGTGACCTTATGGATTATTCTGCTGCAGGAGGAGCTGTTCTTTTCGGACTGAAAGCCCCTGTCGTCAAATGCCATGGATCCAGTGATGCCAAGTCAGTTTATTATACTATTAAACAGGTACGTACGATGTTAGAAACTGATGTTGTCAGTCAATTGACAGAAGTGTTTACATCAAAAGAAGATTAG
- a CDS encoding acyl carrier protein, whose product MTKEEIFERISNMIAEQMHRGDLDITPSTTLQDDLGVDSIGFMEFVVNLEDEFHLDIPDEAVDQIDSMGEMTDYLYQKLS is encoded by the coding sequence ATGACTAAAGAAGAGATTTTTGAAAGAATCAGCAATATGATTGCAGAACAGATGCATCGAGGAGATTTGGATATCACACCTTCAACGACTCTTCAGGATGATTTAGGAGTGGATTCCATCGGTTTTATGGAGTTTGTTGTTAATCTTGAAGATGAGTTTCATTTAGATATTCCTGATGAAGCGGTTGATCAGATAGATTCAATGGGAGAGATGACGGATTATCTTTACCAAAAACTCAGCTAA
- the purC gene encoding phosphoribosylaminoimidazolesuccinocarboxamide synthase: protein MSRELIYQGKAKDLYTNPEDEDLIVTVYKDQATMLNGARKEILAGKGALNNQISSLIFEKLNAAGIRTHFIKQLSKTEQLNKKVAILPLEVVLRNVAAGSFSKRFGIEEGLVLKRPIVEFYYKNDELDDPFINDEHVMFLNIADGNDIAFLKEETRRINNLLKKWFDQIGLQLIDFKLEFGRDADGNIILADEFSPDNCRLWDAAGNHLDKDVFRRNLGSLTAVYEEVLERLQGLV from the coding sequence ATGTCACGCGAATTGATTTATCAGGGAAAAGCCAAAGATCTCTATACCAATCCGGAAGATGAGGATTTGATTGTTACGGTTTATAAAGACCAAGCCACCATGCTTAACGGTGCCCGCAAGGAAATTCTTGCAGGAAAAGGGGCTTTAAACAATCAAATCTCATCTTTAATTTTTGAAAAGCTAAATGCCGCAGGGATTCGGACGCATTTTATTAAACAGCTGTCAAAAACTGAGCAGTTAAATAAAAAAGTTGCCATTCTGCCTTTAGAAGTTGTTTTGCGTAATGTTGCTGCAGGATCCTTTTCAAAACGTTTTGGAATAGAGGAAGGACTTGTGCTTAAAAGACCGATTGTTGAGTTTTATTATAAAAACGATGAGCTTGATGATCCCTTTATCAATGATGAGCATGTGATGTTTTTGAATATTGCTGATGGCAATGATATTGCTTTTCTAAAAGAGGAAACACGCCGCATCAATAATTTATTGAAAAAATGGTTTGACCAAATTGGTCTTCAATTAATTGATTTCAAACTTGAATTTGGCAGAGATGCTGATGGAAATATTATTTTAGCTGATGAATTTTCTCCTGATAATTGCCGACTTTGGGATGCTGCGGGCAACCATCTTGATAAAGACGTCTTCCGACGGAACCTTGGTAGTCTTACGGCAGTCTACGAGGAGGTGCTTGAGCGTCTGCAAGGTTTAGTCTAG